The Pseudanabaena sp. FACHB-2040 genome segment CCTGCACCATAACATTGGTGAAGAAACTGCGGTGGGCTGAAGTAAAAACTTGAACGGTGCCTTCGACGGTCTGCAGCAAGGGATGCCGAACGATAGAAGGCTTGGGAATGGCCGTGAGGTTGCTGGTTGTGAGTTGGGAAACCATATCAAGGGGAACGGGCTCTTGCCTGGCTAAATATAGCGTACTTATAGCAGAGTTTTTGAGGGAGCACGCCACATCTGCTAAAACAGTCAACCCATACTCACCTCCGGAACCTGTTCACATTGGTTTAGCCAATTAGCGCCTACGACGCTGCGGTATGGCCTTGGGCCTGCTGTATTCTAAGGAGGGTTTCTGAGGCAATTCCTATGGCTTGGCAGCGTCCAGATGGGCGGCGACCTGATCAGCTGCGTCCTGTGAGCTTTGAACGGCAGTTTACCCGGTTTTCGGCGGGGTCGGTGTTGGCTAGATGTGGCGATACTCAGGTGCTGTGTACGGTGTCGGTGCAGCGTGGAGTGCCCCGGTTTTTAGAGGGGACAGGCAAGGGCTGGCTGACAGCAGAGTATCGAATGCTGCCTGGAGCCACCCCCCAACGGCAGCAGCGGGAGCTTTTGAAGCTGTCGGGCCGCACTCAGGAGATTCAGCGATTGATTGGCCGCAGTCTGCGTTCAACCCTCGATTTTGAGGCATTGGGCGAACGGACATTGACGGTAGATACTGATGTGCTCCAGGCCGATGCGGGCACGAGAACCACGGCCATTACCGGAGGGTATGTGGCGCTGAGAGATGCGATCGCATCTCTCCTCCAATCAGGTGAACTAGAAACTTCCCCGCTGATTCATCAGGTCGCTGCCGTCTCAGTCGGTCTGCTCGAAGGTGAGGCATTCCTCGATCTCAAGTACGAGGAAGATGTCGCTGCCGCCGTTGACTTCAATGCGGTATTAGACGAAAACCTCGACATTATCGAGCTGCAGGGCACTGCGGAAGAGGGCAGCTTTAGCCGCAAGCAAATGGATCAAATCTTGGATTTGGCTGAAAGCGGCATCAAAGATCTGCTGGAGGCGCAGAGACAAGTGTTTGAGGGGTAGTAGCTGGGTGGAGGGGTGGATGAGTAGATGGGTAGGTGGGTGGGGGCTAGTTAACAAATATTTCAGCGATCGCACCTGCGGTGGAATTCATCTAAGGTGGAACTTGTGAGTGGCAACCCCACTCGCTGAAGCAACTGCTTCATTGAGGGAAAAATCTCTGTCGGCTAATTCGGTTCAGGTGTTTCGGCAAATTCACACTGAACGGAACGCGGGAGACTAACCCATGAAACTGGCCTACTGGATGTATGCAGGCCCGGCGCATATTGGCACTCTACGGATTGCTACGTCCTTCAAGAACGTGCACGCAATTATGCATGCGCCGTTGGGGGATGACTATTTTAATGTGATGCGTTCCATGCTGGAGCGGGAGCGGGACTTTACACCTGTGACCACTAGCGTTGTCGATCGCAACGTTTTGGCGCGAGGTTCGCAGGAAAAGGTCGTTGACAATATTGTTCGAAAGGATAAGGAAGAGTCGCCTGATCTGATTGTGCTGACGCCGACCTGTACTTCTAGCATTCTGCAGGAAGACCTGGAAAACTTTGTCGAGCGGGCTCAAATCGATTCGCGCGGCGATGTGCTGCTGGCGGATGTCAACCACTACCGTGTCAATGAGCTGCAGGCAGCCGATCGAACGCTACAGCAGATTGTTCAGTATTATCTGGCCAAAGCCGAGAAAAAGGGCGATAGGCCCCAGGGCAAAACTGAAAAGCCCTCGGTCAACATTATCGGTCTGACTACACTGGGCTTTCACAACAATCACGACGGCACTGAGCTGAAGCGGCTCATGGCGGATCTGGGGATTGAAATCAACGAAGTGATTCCCGATCATGCCTCAGTGCACAATCTTAAGAACCTGACCCGCGCTTGGTTTAACCTGGTGCCGTACCGGGAAGTCGGCATGATGACTGCCGAGTATCTGCAGGAGGCGTATGGCATGCCTTATGTGGATATTGTGCCGATGGGCATTGTAGAGACGGCGCGCTGCATTCGCAAGATTCAGGCTGTCCTCAATGAGCAGGGAGCAGGCGTTGACTACGACGGCTTTATCGATGAGCAGACTCGCTTTGTCTCGCAGGCGGCCTGGTTTTCTCGCTCGATTGACTGCCAAAACCTGACGGGCAAAAAAGCGGTCGTGTTTGGCGACAACACCCATGCTGCCGCCATGACCAAGATTCTGGCGCGGGAAATGGGCATTCATGTAGTGCTGGCAGGCACCTACTGCAAGTACGATGCTGACTGGTTCCAGGAGCAGGTGGGCGAGTACTGCGATGAGGTGCTGGTGAGCGATGACAACGGGGCGATTGGCGATGCGATCGCACGTCTCGAACCTGCTGCCATCTTCGGCACCCAGATGGAGCGTCACGTTGGCAAGCGCCTGAACATCCCCTGCGGCGTCATTGCTGCACCGATTCACATTCAAAACTTCCCGGTGGGCTATCGGCCTTTCCTGGGTTATGAAGGAGCCAACCAGATCGTCGATCTGGTCTACAACTCTTTCACCCTAGGCATGGAAGATCACCTATTAGAGTTCTTTGGCGGCCACGACACCAAGGAAGTGATTACCAAGACCGTCTCTGCCGGATCTGACATGGGCTGGACTCGCGACGGCCTAGCCGAACTCAACAAGATCCCTGGCTTTGTACGCGGCAAGGTGAAGCGTAATACGGAGAAGTTTGCGCGCGATCGCAACATCTCCGAGATCAACGCTGAAGTGCTCTATGCGGCGAAGGAAGCCGTCGGGGCATAAGCAGAGAGCGTTAAATTAGCAGTCTGATGGAGCC includes the following:
- the rph gene encoding ribonuclease PH; the encoded protein is MAWQRPDGRRPDQLRPVSFERQFTRFSAGSVLARCGDTQVLCTVSVQRGVPRFLEGTGKGWLTAEYRMLPGATPQRQQRELLKLSGRTQEIQRLIGRSLRSTLDFEALGERTLTVDTDVLQADAGTRTTAITGGYVALRDAIASLLQSGELETSPLIHQVAAVSVGLLEGEAFLDLKYEEDVAAAVDFNAVLDENLDIIELQGTAEEGSFSRKQMDQILDLAESGIKDLLEAQRQVFEG
- the bchB gene encoding ferredoxin:protochlorophyllide reductase (ATP-dependent) subunit B — its product is MKLAYWMYAGPAHIGTLRIATSFKNVHAIMHAPLGDDYFNVMRSMLERERDFTPVTTSVVDRNVLARGSQEKVVDNIVRKDKEESPDLIVLTPTCTSSILQEDLENFVERAQIDSRGDVLLADVNHYRVNELQAADRTLQQIVQYYLAKAEKKGDRPQGKTEKPSVNIIGLTTLGFHNNHDGTELKRLMADLGIEINEVIPDHASVHNLKNLTRAWFNLVPYREVGMMTAEYLQEAYGMPYVDIVPMGIVETARCIRKIQAVLNEQGAGVDYDGFIDEQTRFVSQAAWFSRSIDCQNLTGKKAVVFGDNTHAAAMTKILAREMGIHVVLAGTYCKYDADWFQEQVGEYCDEVLVSDDNGAIGDAIARLEPAAIFGTQMERHVGKRLNIPCGVIAAPIHIQNFPVGYRPFLGYEGANQIVDLVYNSFTLGMEDHLLEFFGGHDTKEVITKTVSAGSDMGWTRDGLAELNKIPGFVRGKVKRNTEKFARDRNISEINAEVLYAAKEAVGA